One segment of Variovorax sp. V93 DNA contains the following:
- a CDS encoding AraC family transcriptional regulator produces MKSAGLKGTVSIELVHEAIRAAALRNMDISGVLEIARLDRDLLNAPRARISAAAYSRMWVALADLMDDEFFGLDSHGLRRGSYALMTRAAVNSENLEHALRRILRFLHATLDDFRGELVRSADEARVILHDGGVLRRLFGYGTWFILVHGLACWLVHRRIPLREMRFRCPPPADDSHYRTRFCENVKFNAETTHITFASDLLDLKIAESPQTVDNFLRAAPANLLVKYRNDASTSAQVRHRLRSQMPDAWPELEKLAQELCVSGTTLQRRLQQEGLSYQRVKDDLRRDIAIDLLSSAPLTVAEVAARTGFRETSAFHRAFKKWTGVSPGSYRSSAHARE; encoded by the coding sequence ATGAAGTCAGCAGGGCTGAAGGGCACCGTTTCCATTGAGCTCGTGCATGAGGCGATTCGCGCCGCCGCGCTCAGGAACATGGACATCAGCGGCGTGCTCGAGATCGCAAGGCTGGACCGCGATCTGCTGAATGCGCCGCGCGCGCGCATTTCGGCGGCTGCGTACTCGCGCATGTGGGTGGCGCTGGCCGACCTGATGGATGACGAGTTCTTCGGCCTGGACAGCCACGGACTGCGCCGCGGAAGCTATGCGCTCATGACGCGCGCAGCGGTCAACTCGGAGAACCTGGAGCACGCCCTGCGCCGGATCCTCCGGTTTCTTCACGCCACCCTGGACGACTTTCGCGGGGAGCTGGTCCGATCAGCGGACGAGGCGCGCGTGATCCTGCACGACGGTGGCGTGCTGCGCCGGCTGTTCGGCTACGGCACCTGGTTCATCCTCGTCCACGGGCTGGCATGCTGGCTCGTGCACAGGCGAATTCCGTTGCGCGAGATGCGGTTCCGCTGTCCGCCGCCGGCCGACGACAGCCACTACCGCACGCGGTTCTGCGAGAACGTGAAGTTCAACGCAGAGACCACGCACATCACCTTTGCCAGCGACCTGCTCGATCTGAAGATCGCGGAATCCCCCCAGACCGTCGACAACTTCCTGCGGGCAGCGCCCGCCAATCTGCTGGTCAAGTACCGCAATGACGCGAGCACCAGCGCACAGGTGCGGCACCGGTTGCGCAGCCAGATGCCCGATGCTTGGCCCGAGCTGGAGAAGCTCGCGCAAGAGCTCTGCGTTTCCGGCACCACGCTCCAGCGCCGATTGCAGCAGGAGGGGCTGAGCTACCAGCGGGTGAAGGACGATCTGCGGCGGGACATCGCGATCGACCTGCTGTCGAGCGCCCCGCTGACGGTGGCCGAGGTCGCCGCCCGCACCGGATTCCGGGAGACCAGCGCCTTTCATCGCGCCTTCAAGAAATGGACAGGCGTGAGCCCCGGAAGCTATCGCTCCTCTGCGCACGCGCGGGAATAA
- a CDS encoding SgcJ/EcaC family oxidoreductase, protein MIQMRQPEDAPLAFQTAWNNHDMVSLGALFHEDATFVNRFGHYVRGAGKIVDLHAPIHATIYSDSTLENQLIDLVTLADGVVVMHFWSRLRVGAAHPAGPHAVDTLILAVLTERAGEWRIKALENVTLTNPRTGETVLRDEQGS, encoded by the coding sequence ATGATCCAAATGAGACAACCCGAAGACGCACCGCTCGCATTTCAAACCGCCTGGAACAACCACGACATGGTGTCTCTTGGAGCACTGTTCCACGAGGACGCGACATTCGTGAATCGGTTCGGGCACTACGTGCGCGGCGCCGGGAAGATCGTCGATCTGCATGCCCCCATCCACGCAACCATCTACAGCGATTCCACGCTCGAGAACCAGCTCATCGACCTGGTCACCCTTGCCGACGGCGTGGTGGTCATGCACTTCTGGAGTCGCCTCCGGGTCGGTGCCGCGCACCCGGCAGGTCCGCACGCCGTCGACACGCTGATTCTTGCCGTGCTGACGGAGCGGGCTGGCGAGTGGCGAATCAAGGCGCTCGAGAACGTCACCCTGACGAATCCGCGCACGGGAGAAACCGTGCTGAGAGACGAGCAAGGCTCCTGA
- a CDS encoding LysR family transcriptional regulator, giving the protein MREINLDRLRTLLTVIDLGSFAAAAKALHLAPPTVTLHVAQLEARLGARLLHRAPAGVTATSAGSLLIDRARRLLAEADDLLQTVQRQIAARGGRVRLGASTGALAHLLPQALEALAARHPEIDVQVAVMTSEEALARLAAGSLDIGIVALPQPVLRGLRVQAWRKDPVLAFIPADWKPPPHVTPAWLAARPLIANDRGTRLFRQTAEWFAAAGERPQARIELNYNDAMRNLVAAGYGAALLPHEAGAPPPDRRISMRPLRPALSRALGIAHRTRLDDDATELTLRALLGMKEH; this is encoded by the coding sequence ATGCGCGAAATCAACCTCGACCGCCTGCGAACGCTGCTGACGGTGATCGATCTCGGCTCGTTCGCGGCAGCGGCCAAGGCACTTCATCTGGCACCGCCCACGGTGACGCTGCACGTGGCACAGCTCGAAGCCCGCCTCGGGGCCCGCCTGCTGCACCGCGCGCCGGCCGGCGTCACCGCGACGTCCGCCGGCAGCTTGCTGATCGACAGGGCGCGGCGGCTGCTGGCCGAAGCCGACGACCTGCTGCAGACCGTTCAAAGGCAGATCGCGGCGCGCGGCGGCCGCGTCCGATTGGGCGCGTCCACCGGTGCGCTCGCGCACCTGCTGCCGCAGGCCTTGGAGGCCTTGGCCGCCCGGCATCCGGAGATCGACGTGCAGGTCGCGGTGATGACCAGCGAGGAAGCCCTGGCGCGGCTGGCCGCCGGCAGCCTGGACATCGGCATTGTGGCTTTGCCGCAGCCGGTGCTCCGCGGCCTGCGCGTGCAGGCCTGGCGCAAGGATCCGGTGCTGGCGTTCATCCCGGCCGATTGGAAACCGCCGCCGCACGTGACGCCGGCCTGGCTCGCCGCCCGGCCCTTGATCGCCAATGACCGCGGCACCCGGCTCTTCCGCCAGACCGCCGAATGGTTCGCCGCGGCCGGCGAGAGGCCGCAGGCGCGCATCGAATTGAACTACAACGACGCGATGAGGAACCTCGTGGCAGCAGGCTACGGCGCCGCGCTGCTGCCGCACGAGGCAGGCGCGCCGCCGCCCGATCGGCGCATCAGCATGCGACCGCTGCGGCCGGCGCTGTCGAGGGCGCTGGGCATTGCGCATCGGACCAGGCTGGACGACGATGCGACGGAGTTGACGCTTCGGGCCTTGTTGGGGATGAAAGAGCATTGA
- a CDS encoding MaoC family dehydratase → MVEFEPAARAPVEPGYRFSRIHTFDEEQVRAFALAAGDENPLHHDAVFARGTRFGGLIASATHTTSLLMGLTATHFAKKGHVLGINFSVDLLRPVSASETVLIEWRVSSIAARPRGGSIIELQGCMKGSDDRTRVLAHGTVLLTAGE, encoded by the coding sequence ATGGTTGAGTTCGAACCCGCTGCCCGCGCCCCTGTCGAGCCCGGCTACCGCTTCTCGCGAATCCACACTTTCGACGAAGAGCAAGTCAGGGCCTTTGCCTTGGCCGCGGGAGACGAGAACCCGCTGCACCACGATGCGGTGTTCGCAAGGGGCACGCGCTTTGGCGGACTGATCGCAAGCGCCACGCACACCACCTCGCTGCTGATGGGATTGACCGCCACGCATTTCGCGAAGAAAGGACATGTGCTGGGCATCAACTTCTCGGTCGATCTGCTGCGGCCCGTATCAGCGAGCGAGACGGTGCTGATCGAGTGGCGCGTTTCGTCGATCGCGGCCCGTCCCAGAGGCGGCAGCATCATCGAACTGCAGGGATGCATGAAAGGGTCGGACGACCGGACCCGCGTTCTCGCGCACGGCACCGTCCTGCTGACCGCCGGCGAGTGA
- a CDS encoding ESPR-type extended signal peptide-containing protein: MNHIYRVVFDRLLGRARVVSELARSTTRIFRVKSGGALDTARAGVVLRVAPKPSI; this comes from the coding sequence GTGAACCACATCTACCGCGTCGTCTTCGACCGGCTGCTCGGCCGCGCCCGGGTGGTTTCCGAACTCGCGCGCAGCACCACACGCATATTCCGAGTGAAAAGTGGTGGTGCTCTCGATACGGCACGAGCGGGAGTTGTGCTGCGGGTTGCCCCCAAGCCATCCATCTGA
- a CDS encoding LysR family transcriptional regulator: MELRSLRYFIAVLEAGSLSRAAGALYVAQPALTAQIKKLEEELGTQLFERSHVGVTPTAAGLQLYHDARKLLSDASAMRERLQRTPDGPEGSVTVAVPFLLASLLLGPALARLKQRHPRIRVFVIDDLSLMVRKAMVERRADIGILVDSDEVNGLDVKPLAREAMFVCGYDADGKVAAMTLQPATGASKKRKATKVPRPAMPFARAAGLPLVLQSRRFSIRAQVERTASDLGLELNIAHEHDSARVIRSLYLAGAGFTFSPACALGDAPAGGKQWLVARVVRPELARTYFLATPSAREPDPATRAVMDVLVEETRRMIASGRWEAEFLLGESSAPGASGKP; encoded by the coding sequence ATGGAACTCCGATCGCTGCGCTACTTCATCGCCGTGCTGGAAGCGGGCAGCCTTTCGCGCGCCGCGGGTGCGCTGTACGTGGCGCAACCCGCGCTCACGGCACAGATCAAGAAGCTTGAGGAGGAGCTTGGCACGCAGCTCTTCGAGCGTTCGCACGTCGGCGTCACGCCCACGGCGGCCGGGCTGCAGCTCTATCACGACGCGCGCAAGCTGCTGTCCGACGCCAGCGCGATGCGCGAGCGCCTGCAGCGCACGCCCGATGGGCCCGAGGGCTCGGTCACGGTGGCCGTACCTTTCCTTCTAGCCTCGCTGCTGCTCGGGCCGGCGCTGGCGCGGCTGAAACAAAGGCATCCACGCATTCGCGTGTTCGTCATCGACGACCTGAGCCTGATGGTGCGCAAGGCCATGGTCGAGCGGCGCGCGGACATCGGGATCCTGGTGGACAGCGATGAAGTGAACGGGCTCGATGTGAAGCCACTTGCGCGGGAGGCGATGTTCGTCTGCGGCTACGACGCCGACGGCAAGGTTGCGGCCATGACCCTGCAGCCCGCCACCGGTGCATCGAAGAAGCGCAAGGCGACTAAGGTGCCGAGACCCGCGATGCCCTTCGCCCGTGCGGCCGGCCTCCCGCTGGTGCTGCAATCGCGCCGATTCAGCATTCGCGCGCAGGTCGAGCGCACTGCGTCGGACCTGGGCCTGGAGCTCAACATCGCGCACGAGCACGATTCCGCTCGCGTGATCCGTTCGCTGTACTTGGCGGGCGCGGGCTTCACCTTTTCTCCCGCCTGCGCCCTGGGCGACGCGCCAGCGGGCGGCAAGCAGTGGCTGGTGGCGCGCGTGGTGCGTCCCGAACTGGCGCGTACCTACTTTCTTGCAACCCCGTCAGCGCGCGAGCCCGACCCCGCGACCCGGGCAGTGATGGACGTGCTCGTCGAAGAAACGCGCCGCATGATCGCATCGGGCCGCTGGGAGGCGGAGTTCCTGTTGGGAGAGAGCTCCGCACCAGGAGCGTCAGGCAAGCCATAG
- a CDS encoding AMP-binding protein: protein MSAPSYAKGLDRCEANHVPLTPLGFLDRAALAHPNRPAVVHGDLTRTWAQTRERCHRLASALVARGIQPGDTVSVLAPNTPAMLESHFGVPLAGAVLNAINHRLDAEGIAFILRHGECKLLMVDREFSATVAAALALLDSPPPVIDIEDHLAPPAERIGETDYESLLASGDPEFPGRWPSDEWQPIALNYTSGTTGDPKGVVASHRGTYLMSLLQITNWAMPRAPKYLWTLPMFHANGWCFTWAVTAAAGTHVCLRRVSAEAVLRAIDTHQIDHLCAAPVVMAMLSDSARNIRLSRSVRVLTAGSPPPLAVLNAVLAMGFEVEHVFGITEVCGTPVSCAWQDGWDDLEPAEQGRLRVRQGVRAAMFEGLMVGDADTLEPVPRDGKTAGELMLRGNTVMMGYFKNEAATRRALANGWFRTGDVAVLHGNGYAQITDRSKDVIISGGENISSVEVEDVVHGHPAVLHAAVVAQPDEKWGEVPCVFIELRAGIPAPSEQEIIAFCRERLAHFKCPRRVIFSSLPKTTTGKIQKFRLRQQAGSQEAITGLARHG, encoded by the coding sequence ATGAGCGCGCCATCCTATGCAAAGGGCCTCGACCGCTGCGAGGCGAACCATGTGCCGCTGACGCCGCTCGGCTTTCTCGACCGCGCCGCGCTGGCCCATCCGAACCGCCCGGCCGTGGTGCACGGCGACCTGACGCGGACCTGGGCGCAGACGCGGGAGCGCTGCCATCGCCTGGCATCGGCGCTGGTGGCCAGGGGCATCCAGCCGGGGGACACGGTTTCGGTGCTGGCGCCGAACACGCCGGCGATGCTGGAGTCGCACTTCGGCGTGCCGCTGGCAGGTGCCGTGCTCAACGCGATCAACCATCGCCTGGATGCAGAAGGCATCGCGTTCATCCTGCGTCACGGCGAGTGCAAATTGCTGATGGTCGACCGCGAATTCTCCGCAACGGTTGCCGCCGCCCTGGCGCTGCTGGACAGCCCTCCCCCGGTCATCGACATCGAAGACCACCTCGCGCCGCCCGCCGAACGCATCGGCGAGACCGACTATGAATCGCTGCTGGCGAGCGGCGACCCGGAGTTCCCCGGCCGCTGGCCGAGCGACGAGTGGCAGCCCATCGCGCTGAACTACACCTCGGGTACGACGGGAGACCCGAAGGGCGTGGTCGCCAGCCACCGCGGCACCTACCTGATGAGCCTGCTGCAGATCACGAACTGGGCGATGCCGCGGGCGCCGAAGTACCTGTGGACGCTGCCCATGTTCCATGCGAACGGGTGGTGCTTCACCTGGGCCGTGACGGCGGCGGCCGGGACCCACGTCTGCCTGCGCCGGGTGTCCGCCGAAGCGGTGCTGCGGGCCATCGACACGCACCAGATCGACCATCTCTGCGCGGCGCCGGTCGTGATGGCCATGCTCTCGGATTCAGCCCGGAACATCCGGCTGTCCCGCAGCGTGCGGGTACTGACTGCGGGTTCCCCGCCGCCGCTGGCCGTGCTGAACGCGGTGCTGGCGATGGGCTTCGAGGTGGAACACGTGTTCGGCATCACCGAGGTTTGCGGCACGCCGGTGAGTTGCGCGTGGCAGGACGGCTGGGACGATCTTGAACCCGCCGAGCAAGGCAGGCTGCGGGTGCGCCAGGGCGTGCGCGCCGCCATGTTCGAAGGCCTCATGGTCGGCGACGCGGACACGCTGGAGCCGGTCCCTCGCGACGGAAAAACCGCAGGAGAACTCATGCTGCGCGGCAACACCGTGATGATGGGCTACTTCAAGAACGAGGCGGCGACACGCAGGGCGCTCGCCAACGGCTGGTTCCGCACCGGCGACGTCGCGGTCCTGCATGGCAACGGCTATGCGCAGATCACCGATCGTTCGAAGGACGTGATCATTTCGGGCGGCGAGAACATCTCCTCCGTGGAGGTCGAGGATGTCGTTCATGGCCACCCGGCCGTCCTGCACGCCGCCGTGGTCGCCCAGCCCGACGAGAAATGGGGCGAGGTGCCGTGCGTGTTCATCGAACTCAGGGCCGGCATCCCGGCGCCTTCCGAGCAGGAGATCATTGCGTTCTGCCGGGAGCGGCTGGCCCACTTCAAGTGTCCACGCCGGGTGATCTTCAGCAGCTTGCCGAAGACGACCACGGGAAAGATCCAGAAGTTCCGCCTGCGCCAGCAGGCCGGAAGCCAGGAGGCCATCACCGGCCTCGCGCGCCATGGTTGA
- the argC gene encoding N-acetyl-gamma-glutamyl-phosphate reductase yields the protein MTPLVFIDGDQGTTGLQVRQWLAGRTDLRLLQLPPEHRKSAAHRAEALNDCDIALLCLPDDAAREAVALVRRPGVRVIDASSAHRTAPGWVYGLPELEAAQPGRIASAGRVSNPGCYPTGALALLKPLIDDGLLPADYPLVIHAVSGYSGRGRPGLEDHEGAGAATAVPFQVYGLGLNHKHVPEIQQHAGLAHAPVFVPAYGHYRQGIVLTMALHLRLLPAGVTAARLHAALQARYAGQAFIELQSLDKEVDARRLDPRALNGSNRLRLAVFEQERTGQVLLAAVFDNLGKGAAGAAVQNLDLMLGLSAGTTPGAR from the coding sequence ATGACCCCTCTCGTTTTCATCGATGGCGACCAAGGCACCACGGGCCTGCAGGTGCGGCAATGGCTGGCGGGGCGGACCGACCTTCGCTTGCTGCAATTGCCGCCCGAACATCGCAAGAGCGCGGCTCATCGCGCCGAGGCGCTGAACGACTGCGACATCGCATTGCTGTGCCTGCCGGACGACGCCGCGCGCGAGGCCGTGGCGCTGGTGCGCCGTCCTGGCGTGCGGGTGATCGACGCGAGCTCGGCCCATCGCACCGCGCCGGGCTGGGTCTATGGCCTGCCGGAACTGGAAGCTGCGCAGCCCGGGCGCATCGCCAGCGCCGGGCGTGTCAGCAATCCCGGTTGCTACCCGACGGGGGCGCTGGCATTGCTCAAGCCGTTGATCGATGATGGCCTGCTGCCGGCAGACTACCCGCTGGTCATCCACGCGGTGTCGGGCTATTCAGGACGGGGCCGACCCGGCCTCGAGGATCATGAAGGCGCCGGCGCTGCCACCGCGGTGCCCTTCCAGGTCTACGGCCTGGGCCTGAACCACAAGCACGTGCCCGAGATCCAGCAGCATGCCGGCCTGGCGCATGCGCCGGTGTTCGTGCCGGCGTATGGCCACTATCGGCAAGGCATCGTGTTGACGATGGCGCTGCATCTGCGCCTGCTGCCCGCCGGCGTGACGGCCGCGCGCTTGCACGCCGCGCTTCAAGCGCGCTATGCAGGGCAAGCTTTCATCGAGCTGCAATCGCTCGACAAGGAGGTCGATGCGCGGCGGCTCGACCCCCGGGCACTCAACGGCAGCAACCGATTGCGACTCGCGGTTTTTGAGCAGGAGCGCACGGGCCAGGTGCTGTTGGCCGCGGTGTTCGACAACCTGGGAAAGGGCGCCGCGGGAGCGGCGGTGCAGAACCTCGATTTGATGCTCGGATTGTCGGCGGGTACCACACCTGGAGCCCGGTGA
- the kdsA gene encoding 3-deoxy-8-phosphooctulonate synthase: MTTVAITPAINVSNSNGFVLFGGVNVLESKDMALRAAEEYVRVTRKLGIPYVFKASFDKANRSSIHSFRGPGLEEGLKIFEAVKAAFGVPILTDVHEPWQANPVAEVVDVLQLPAFLARQTDLVVALARTGKVINVKKPQFLSPPQVLNIVEKIREAGSSPVILCDRGTCFGYDNLVVDMLGFGAMKKVTGNLPVIFDVTHALQQREANAAVSGGRREQVAELARAGLAVGLAGLFLEAHPDPAQAKCDGPSALPLDQLEPFLAQLKALDDLVKSFAPLDVRA, encoded by the coding sequence TTGACGACCGTCGCCATCACCCCCGCAATCAACGTCAGCAACAGCAACGGCTTTGTCCTGTTTGGCGGCGTGAACGTACTCGAGTCGAAGGACATGGCCCTGCGTGCTGCCGAGGAGTACGTGCGGGTCACGCGCAAGCTTGGCATCCCATACGTCTTCAAGGCAAGTTTCGACAAGGCGAATCGCTCGTCCATCCATTCCTTCCGAGGCCCCGGTCTGGAAGAGGGCCTGAAAATCTTCGAAGCCGTCAAGGCCGCGTTCGGCGTGCCCATCCTCACCGACGTGCACGAGCCATGGCAGGCGAATCCCGTCGCCGAAGTCGTGGACGTTCTGCAACTGCCTGCGTTTCTCGCCCGCCAGACTGACTTGGTCGTCGCGCTTGCCAGGACGGGCAAGGTCATCAACGTCAAGAAGCCCCAGTTCCTGAGTCCGCCGCAGGTGCTCAATATCGTGGAGAAGATCAGGGAGGCGGGAAGCTCCCCGGTCATTCTGTGCGACCGTGGCACCTGTTTCGGCTACGACAACCTGGTGGTGGACATGCTTGGCTTCGGTGCCATGAAGAAGGTCACCGGGAACCTGCCCGTCATCTTCGACGTTACCCATGCCCTCCAGCAACGCGAGGCGAACGCTGCCGTCTCCGGCGGGCGACGCGAGCAAGTGGCTGAACTGGCGCGTGCGGGCCTGGCGGTGGGCTTGGCGGGCCTCTTTCTTGAAGCTCATCCTGACCCGGCGCAGGCCAAATGCGACGGCCCCAGTGCTCTGCCGCTGGACCAATTGGAGCCTTTCCTCGCGCAGCTGAAGGCGTTGGACGACCTGGTGAAGTCGTTCGCGCCGCTGGATGTCCGCGCCTGA
- a CDS encoding acyl-CoA dehydrogenase family protein, with protein sequence MFGYSDRLPALREAVRRFVEEEAIPRERPALAHDLDALEAAVHSLRAKAMEAGIYAPQLPVAWGGLGLSWRDRSVVLEEAGRSFLAPLAMNCAPPDQPNMINLLAEGSPAQQQRYLVPLARGEARSCFAMTEPEPGAGSDPSMLQTVAERRPGGWVINGRKWFISGAVGAAFALVLAKTGEGATIFIVDAGNPGYRVVRNIASIDGFQIGGHGEIELQDCFVDDGAVLGEAGRGFAQAQARLEPARLSHCMRFIGRASRAMALAQDYANRRHSFGQPLAQLQQVQAMVADSHIDLHAARLMTWHAAAKLDAKQSIKHESAMVKVFVSEAVGRVADRAAQIMGALGMSEDSPVSMILREMRPFRVYDGASEVHRSTLARRILKESLRP encoded by the coding sequence ATGTTCGGCTACAGCGACCGTCTTCCGGCATTGCGCGAGGCGGTGCGGCGCTTCGTCGAGGAAGAGGCCATTCCGCGCGAGCGCCCGGCACTGGCGCACGACCTGGACGCGCTGGAAGCCGCGGTCCATTCATTGCGCGCCAAGGCCATGGAGGCCGGCATCTACGCACCGCAGCTGCCGGTGGCGTGGGGCGGGCTGGGCCTGTCTTGGCGCGATCGTTCGGTGGTGCTCGAAGAGGCCGGCCGGAGCTTCCTGGCGCCACTGGCCATGAACTGCGCACCGCCGGACCAGCCCAACATGATCAACCTGCTGGCCGAAGGATCGCCGGCGCAGCAGCAGCGCTACCTGGTGCCGCTCGCGCGCGGCGAGGCCCGGTCGTGCTTTGCGATGACCGAACCCGAACCCGGTGCAGGGTCCGACCCGTCGATGCTGCAGACGGTGGCCGAGCGCCGTCCCGGCGGCTGGGTCATCAACGGCCGCAAGTGGTTCATCAGCGGGGCGGTCGGCGCCGCCTTCGCGCTGGTGCTGGCGAAGACGGGCGAGGGCGCGACGATCTTCATCGTCGATGCCGGCAACCCCGGCTACCGCGTGGTGCGCAACATCGCGAGCATCGACGGATTCCAGATCGGCGGGCATGGCGAGATCGAACTGCAGGACTGCTTCGTCGACGACGGCGCGGTGCTGGGCGAGGCGGGCCGGGGCTTTGCCCAGGCGCAGGCGCGGCTCGAACCGGCGCGCCTGTCGCACTGCATGCGCTTCATCGGCCGCGCCTCGCGCGCGATGGCGCTGGCGCAGGACTACGCCAACCGGCGCCACTCGTTCGGGCAGCCGCTCGCCCAACTGCAGCAGGTGCAGGCGATGGTGGCCGATTCGCACATCGACCTGCATGCCGCGCGCCTGATGACCTGGCACGCGGCCGCGAAGCTCGATGCGAAGCAAAGCATCAAGCACGAGTCGGCCATGGTCAAGGTGTTCGTGTCCGAGGCCGTGGGACGGGTGGCGGACCGCGCTGCGCAGATCATGGGCGCGCTCGGCATGTCGGAAGACTCTCCCGTGTCAATGATCCTGCGCGAGATGCGGCCTTTTCGCGTCTATGACGGCGCGTCGGAGGTGCACCGCTCGACGCTGGCGCGGCGCATCCTGAAGGAATCGCTGCGTCCTTGA
- a CDS encoding acyl-CoA dehydrogenase family protein — MQRDPQAFEQFLGSLRSYVRERLVPNEARVADADEVPADLVADMAAQGLFGYSIPEAYGGAGMTTEELVLAAMELSQCSVAFRARVGTNTGIGSEALVADGTEAQKRRYLPRLASGELTGAFALTEPEAGSDAVSLRTSARREGDHYVLNGTKCFITNAPIAGLFTVMARTDLHDLSARGVTAFLVERGMPGLGTGPAYRKMGQAGSPVSEVHMNDCIVPAENVIGGREGQGFKTAMKVLNKQRIHLAALCIGPAIRMLQDAVAFVSTRRQFGQALSGFQLIQALIADSQTEIHAARALVLDTARKRDEGIDVTMEASICKYFASEMCGRVADRCVQMLGGYGYIADHGMERFYRDVRLFRLYEGTSQIHQLNIARRTLAKAGYGGEGA, encoded by the coding sequence ATGCAGCGTGATCCCCAAGCGTTCGAGCAATTCCTCGGCAGCCTGCGCAGCTACGTGCGCGAGCGGCTGGTGCCGAACGAGGCGCGCGTGGCCGACGCCGACGAAGTGCCCGCCGACCTGGTGGCCGACATGGCGGCGCAGGGCCTGTTCGGCTATTCGATCCCCGAGGCCTATGGCGGTGCGGGCATGACGACCGAAGAGCTGGTGCTGGCGGCGATGGAGCTGTCGCAGTGCTCGGTGGCCTTTCGGGCGCGGGTCGGCACCAACACCGGCATCGGCTCTGAGGCCCTGGTGGCCGACGGCACCGAGGCGCAGAAGCGGCGCTACCTTCCGCGGCTGGCCAGCGGCGAGCTGACCGGCGCGTTCGCGCTGACCGAACCCGAGGCCGGCTCGGACGCCGTGTCGCTGCGCACCTCGGCGCGGCGCGAGGGCGACCACTACGTGCTCAACGGCACCAAGTGCTTCATCACCAACGCGCCGATCGCCGGCCTTTTCACGGTGATGGCCCGCACCGATCTCCACGACCTGTCGGCGCGCGGTGTCACGGCCTTCCTGGTCGAGCGCGGCATGCCCGGGCTCGGCACCGGGCCGGCCTACCGGAAGATGGGGCAGGCGGGCTCGCCCGTGTCCGAGGTGCACATGAACGACTGTATCGTGCCGGCGGAGAACGTCATCGGCGGGCGCGAAGGGCAGGGCTTCAAGACGGCGATGAAGGTGCTGAACAAGCAGCGCATCCACCTCGCGGCCCTGTGCATCGGGCCGGCGATCCGCATGCTGCAGGATGCGGTGGCGTTCGTGTCCACGCGCCGGCAGTTCGGCCAGGCGCTCTCGGGTTTCCAGCTGATCCAGGCGCTGATCGCCGACAGCCAGACCGAGATCCATGCGGCCCGTGCGCTGGTGCTGGACACCGCGCGCAAGCGCGACGAGGGCATCGACGTGACGATGGAGGCGTCGATCTGCAAGTACTTCGCGTCCGAGATGTGCGGCCGCGTGGCCGATCGCTGCGTGCAGATGCTGGGCGGCTACGGCTACATCGCAGACCACGGCATGGAGCGCTTCTACCGCGACGTGCGGCTGTTCCGGCTGTACGAAGGCACGAGCCAGATCCACCAGCTCAACATCGCCAGGCGCACGCTGGCCAAGGCCGGCTACGGCGGCGAAGGCGCCTGA
- a CDS encoding nitroreductase produces the protein MNRMMAPPLGAQALQGAVDWAIATRRSIRAYLPRPVPQQEIEAILSTARYSASGMNMQPWHVHVLTGAAKAGLSAVIAALDDDPGRSEELLEPYDYYPREWLSPYLERRRKVGWDLYGLLGIAKGDKQRMHMQHGRNYRFFDAPVGLFFTIDRALQEGSLLDCGMFLQSVMIAARGRHLHTCPQAAFLKFHRQIAEFLDIPAGQMLVCGMSLGYADESSIENALVTEREPVSAFTAFHDSTKETRT, from the coding sequence ATGAACCGAATGATGGCGCCGCCGCTGGGTGCGCAGGCGCTGCAAGGTGCAGTCGATTGGGCAATTGCCACGCGGCGCAGCATCAGGGCGTACCTGCCCAGGCCGGTGCCGCAGCAAGAGATCGAAGCGATCCTCTCGACCGCGCGCTACAGCGCTTCCGGCATGAACATGCAGCCCTGGCATGTGCATGTGCTGACCGGGGCTGCGAAGGCCGGCCTGTCCGCAGTGATCGCAGCGCTCGACGACGATCCCGGCAGATCGGAGGAACTGCTCGAGCCCTACGACTACTACCCGCGCGAATGGCTCTCCCCGTACCTGGAGCGGCGCCGCAAGGTGGGCTGGGACCTCTATGGGCTGCTTGGCATCGCCAAGGGCGACAAGCAGCGCATGCACATGCAGCATGGGCGCAACTACCGTTTCTTCGATGCGCCCGTGGGCCTGTTCTTCACGATCGACCGCGCACTGCAGGAAGGAAGCCTGCTGGACTGCGGCATGTTCCTGCAGAGCGTGATGATCGCCGCACGCGGCCGCCACCTCCACACCTGTCCGCAAGCCGCGTTCCTGAAGTTCCATCGCCAGATCGCCGAGTTCCTGGACATTCCCGCGGGCCAGATGCTCGTCTGCGGCATGAGCCTGGGCTACGCCGACGAGTCCTCCATCGAGAACGCCCTGGTCACCGAGCGGGAGCCGGTTTCCGCCTTCACGGCATTCCACGACAGCACGAAGGAGACAAGGACATGA